A genomic window from Lotus japonicus ecotype B-129 chromosome 1, LjGifu_v1.2 includes:
- the LOC130732189 gene encoding uncharacterized protein LOC130732189, whose translation MVFSMETRRFSHEMASLRNIGGLGNLFPVGCSGSGRSRAGGLCLFWREGLEVEFISSSLNHILRMVTDPDTSSSVQVLAIYGWPEEHNKWRTWDLVRRYKPDDSVPWLCIGDFNEVLSPNDKLGGGPVDVARLQDCARTIADCGLRDVGYSGYRFTWSNKRKAPGTVEERLDYALVNDKWLEQWPVSHVSHLPRYRSDHNPIRMWFGVRRKQEETRRERMFRFEEVWLQKMRSAWRLSRRLGALGEGARRVQSEQVVEETTTVEGQLDALLEQEEIVWCQRSRATWLRHGDRNTGFFHRKASQRRKRNSIEEIETEDGRTVDEVKDIYRVLADYFMSLFSSAGPIDIDSVTSLVAGRLTAHHLEILTRPFTKEDVEEALFQMHPNKAPGADGLPTLFYHKFWHIIGEDISQFCLHVLHGSISPGIINRTLLVLIPKVKKPLHANQFRPISLCNVIFKIITKTMANRLKLILPDIICEAQSAFVPGRLITDNALVAFECFHFMKKKTSGRNGVLALKLDMSKAYDRVEWPFLASVLTQMGFPLSWVNLIMSCVTTMNFSILLNGAPQTPFAPGRGLRQGDPLSPYLFILCGEVFSALINKAVMSSSLHGVKVARSAPVISHLLFADDSVIFAKATPEEVESVKEILSTYERVSGQVINLDKSTLTCSRNVPDNCFNHLKGLMNVKVVEHFDKYLGLPTIIGKSKTQIFNFVKERVWKKLKGWKERVLSRAGREVLLGCNVDNRCVHWLKWDSLCQPKCKGGLGFRDFKAFNIALVGKNWWRIMSKPNTMLARVYKSVYFPRQTMFGAKKGYRPSYAWSSLLGSAWVFEQGGLWRVGDGKTIRAWDDKWIPSSTPMVYREDVAAELHVTHVSDLMLPNGGGWDRDKVEFLCWPPTATAILSVPLPMYHQEDSFFWPATVDGCYSSKTGYQFIRNQHHARVASGSSAPAMRPALWLKLWKAEVWFASPLGFRLHEECSVQEFFTEFLGAADCNGIGMFFSILYSVWQARNDLLFSAKQSSVDQILLRASSLRPSSNQLTAPHRHGREHVSSWRRPAAGIFKVNFDASLLQSHEAGFGFIARNKEGEVLAAATSTMGPVLSSVLAEALALRWALGLAKELGFRRIWVETDCLVLYNYWERREGGFSHLETVVKDCRLLLCSFDVFTFTFVRRTGNSVADALAKLAFRLGCLVWIEEAPLEVSSLIQDDVFASVASSL comes from the exons ATGGTCTTCAGTATGGAGACGCGGAGGTTTTCCCATGAGATGGCTTCTTTGAGGAATATTGGTGGGCTTGGCAACCTCTTTCCCGTTGGTTGCTCGGGCTCAGGTCGATCTAGAGCGGGTGGTCTTTGTCTTTTTTGGCGAGAGGGGTTGGAGGTGGAATTTATTAGCTCTTCACTCAATCACATTCTACGTATGGTGACAGACCCAGATACTAGCTCCAGTGTTCAGGTTCTTGCAATTTATGGGTGGCCAGAGGAGCATAACAAATGGCGCACGTGGGATTTAGTGAGGAGATACAAACCAGATGATTCGGTTCCGTGGTTATGCATTGGCGATTTTAATGAGGTACTGAGTCCCAATGATAAATTGGGGGGAGGCCCAGTTGATGTGGCGCGCTTGCAGGATTGTGCTAGAACTATAGCGGATTGTGGTTTGAGAGATGTTGGATACTCCGGTTACCGTTTTACTTGGTCTAATAAACGCAAGGCTCCGGGTACTGTGGAGGAGCGGTTGGATTACGCCTTAGTAAATGACAAGTGGCTTGAACAATGGCCGGTGTCTCATGTTTCTCACCTTCCGAGATACAGATCGGACCATAACCCCATTCGCATGTGGTTTGGTGTTCGACGTAAGCAGGAGGAGACTAGACGTGAGAGAATGTTTCGCTTTGAGGAGGTTTGGCTCCAAAAAATGAGGAGTGCATGGAGGTTGTCGCGGAGGCTTGGAGCTCTGGGGGAGGGAGCT AGACGTGTACAATCTGAGCAAGTGGTAGAAGAAACAACAACGGTGGAGGGGCAACTAGACGCTTTGTTGGAACAGGAAGAGATTGTTTGGTGTCAAAGGTCCAGGGCAACTTGGCTTAGACATGGTGATAGAAACACGGGTTTCTTCCACAGGAAAGCTTCCCAACGCAGGAAGcgcaattcaattgaagaaatcGAAACTGAGGATGGCAGAACAGTGGACGAGGTCAAGGACATTTACCGTGTTTTAGCTGACTATTTTATGTCTCTCTTTTCCTCTGCAGGTCCTATTGATATTGACTCAGTGACCTCCCTAGTCGCAGGACGACTAACAGCTCACCATCTGGAGATCCTCACTAGGCCTTTCACAAAAGAGGATGTTGAGGAGGCTTTATTCCAAATGCACCCAAATAAGGCCCCAGGCGCTGATGGATTGCCAACTTTGTTTTATCATAAGTTTTGGCATATTATTGGTGAGGACATATCTCAGTTCTGTCTTCATGTCTTACATGGCTCTATATCACCAGGTATTATAAATCGAACTTTGTTAGTGCTTATTCCTAAGGTTAAAAAACCTTTGCATGCTAACCAGTTCAGGCCCATTAGTCTTTGTAATGTTATCTTTAAGATTATCACTAAGACTATGGCGAACAGATTAAAATTAATCTTGCCGGATATTATTTGTGAGGCCCAGAGTGCTTTTGTCCCTGGTCGTTTGATCACGGATAACGCTCTCGTGGCGTTTGAATGTTTTCACtttatgaaaaagaaaacaagtgGCCGTAATGGCGTTCTGGCTCTAAAGCTTGATATGTCCAAAGCTTATGATAGAGTTGAGTGGCCTTTTTTGGCGAGTGTTTTAACACAGATGGGATTCCCTCTCTCTTGGGTCAACCTCATTATGAGTTGTGTAACCACAATGAATTTCTCTATTTTACTAAACGGAGCGCCCCAAACCCCCTTTGCCCCGGGGAGAGGGTTGCGACAGGGTGACCCCTTGTCCCCTTATCTATTCATCCTTTGTGGTGAGGTTTTCTCTGCGCTTATTAATAAAGCAGTAATGTCCTCTTCTTTACATGGTGTTAAGGTAGCTCGATCAGCACCTGTGATTTCTCACTTactttttgcagatgatagtgTAATCTTTGCAAAAGCTACGCCAGAGGAGGTGGAGAGTGTGAAGGAAATTCTTTCAACTTACGAGCGAGTTTCAGGACAAGTCATTAACCTTGACAAGTCAACGCTCACATGTAGCCGAAACGTGCCAGATAATTGTTTTAATCACCTTAAAGGGTTAATGAATGTAAAGGTTGTTGAGCATTTTGACAAGTATTTGGGTCTACCAACCATTATTGGTAAGTCAAAGACCCAAATTTTTAACTTTGTTAAGGAGCGGGTTTGGAAGAAACTCAAAGGTTGGAAAGAAAGAGTTTTATCCAGGGCTGGACGAGAG GTTCTATTGGGGTGTAATGTTGACAATCGATGTGTTCATTGGCTCAAATGGGATTCTCTTTGCCAACCCAAATGCAAGGGTGGCTTGGGTTTCCGAGATTTTAAAGCGTTTAACATCGCTTTGGTGGGGAAGAACTGGTGGCGAATCATGTCGAAGCCAAATACTATGCTGGCACGGGTTTACAAGTCTGTATATTTCCCACGACAAACAATGTTTGGAGCTAAGAAGGGTTATAGACCAAGCTATGCATGGTCTAGCTTGTTGGGATCAGCTTGGGTCTTTGAGCAAGGAGGTCTTTGGAGAGTTGGGGATGGCAAAACGATTAGAGCTTGGGACGATAAATGGATCCCTTCCTCAACCCCAATGGTGTACCGCGAGGATGTGGCAGCGGAACTTCATGTCACTCATGTGTCGGATTTAATGCTTCCAAATGGAGGGGGGTGGGACCGTGACAAGGTTGAGTTCCTGTGCTGGCCACCTACTGCAACAGCTATCCTTTCTGTCCCCTTGCCCATGTATCATCAGGAGGATAGCTTTTTCTGGCCAGCTACTGTTGATGGATGCTACTCCTCCAAAACAGGTTATCAATTCATCCGAAATCAGCATCATGCGCGTGTGGCATCGGGCTCTTCAGCTCCAGCTATGAGGCCAGCTCTTTGGTTGAAACTTTGGAAGGCAGAG GTCTGGTTTGCCTCTCCGCTGGGGTTTCGTCTTCATGAGGAGTGCTCGGTGCAAGAATTTTTTACTGAATTTCTGGGTGCAGCTGATTGTAATGGCATTGGTATGTTTTTCTCCATCTTATATTCAGTGTGGCAGGCACGTAATGATCTTCTCTTCAGCGCGAAGCAAAGCTCTGTTGATCAGATCCTGTTGCGAGCGTCTAGCCTTCGCCCGTCGAGCAACCAGTTAACTGCTCCTCACCGCCATGGCCGCGAGCATGTTTCTTCATGGCGTCGACCAGCTGCAGGAATTTTTAAAGTGAACTTTGATGCTTCATTGCTGCAATCTCATGAGGCTGGGTTCGGGTTTATAGCAAGGAACAAGGAGGGGGAGGTCTTGGCTGCTGCTACATCGACCATGGGCCCGGTTCTTTCATCGGTTTTGGCAGAAGCACTTGCTTTGCGCTGGGCCTTGGGGTTGGCAAAGGAATTGGGGTTTCGCCGCATCTGGGTTGAGACGGATTGCTTGGTGCTATACAACTATTGGGAACGTAGAGAGGGTGGCTTCTCCCATTTGGAAACAGTTGTTAAGGATTGTCGTTTACTGCTTTGTAGTTTTGATGTTTTTACTTTTACTTTCGTTCGTAGGACCGGCAATTCTGTTGCCGACGCGTTGGCAAAACTTGCTTTTCGTTTAGGCTGTTTGGTCTGGATTGAAGAGGCTCCGTTGGAGGTTTCCTCTCTCATCCAGGATGATGTTTTTGCCTCTGTGGCTTCTTCTCTTTAA